The Candidatus Nealsonbacteria bacterium CG07_land_8_20_14_0_80_39_13 DNA window TCAAGGACGGTAACGGCCGGCTAAGTCGCGCTCTTGCTAATCTTCTCCTTCTTAAATCAGGATATAGCTATGCGCCGTATGTGTCGCTTGACGAAATCATAGAGGAAACAAAAGCAGAATACTATTTGGCGCTTCGGGCAACACAGAAAAATCACAAAACCGAGCGCGAAGATATCGCGCCATGGGTAGAATACTTACTTGGCGCGTTGCTTGAACAGACCGAGAGAGCCAGTAAGATTATGAAGTCGGATCAGCCGGAGAAATTGCTCTCGGAAAAACAGATGCAGATTTACCGCTTGTTTGGCGGAAAAAAAGATGCTTTTAGTTTCAGTCTAAGAGAACAAAATTGTTATATATCATATTTTCCGGAGTGGATAGAGCCGGAAACAATAGGAAAATTAAATTTAAAACGAAATGTTATATTTTACCCCGAAGGATGTGATATTGTTCGAGTAACTTCAGATGATTTTGGTGAAGAACTGACAGTAACAAACATTGGAAACTTCAGGATGATGAATGGTAATACTGAGATAGCAGTAACTGGTTCTGTAGTTTATGAAGATGGAAATGCTAAAGATGTTGTAATAAATCAAGAGGATATCGAAAATAGAAGAGCTGTGATGGAACCAGATGTTAAGACTGAGGACAGAATTGCTATCAGGAATATTCTTCCTAATTATCACAGTGGTTATGTTACTATATTGAATGTAAAAGAAGGAATAAATAAGAAAATGGAAAATATATACGAAGTTGAAGTAGAGTACAGAACAGTTTCTTTCTCAGAATGTCTAAAAAAGTAAATAAAGATGAATGTTTTACAAAAGCAACAATTATATTAGACAAGAACAATCAATTTGTGCTAGGTTCAATATAAAGAAATTCATAAAGGTCTATATTTTTTGGAAATCCTGTTGCGCTATTTGAGAAAAACTGTTCACCGATTCTGTTCTGCCATTTAGCATAAGTTCTGTCCATTCTTTGTTTTAATTCCAAACCATTGTCCATATTTAAAATACCGTCAACTAATGCGATTGTTGTATAACCTTCTGGAGCAACCCCCTCTAAACCATCTTTTCTATTATATGTAAATGCTAATCCATAAATATTGTATGAAACAAAAAGATTGCTTAACGTATTTTCAGTTTCACATCCTATAATTGCAACTCCTTTATTTTTCTCTGGAATTCCAACTATTTTTGATTTTAAACTATCAGGAATTACAAAACCCATTGCAGGATTATGTCCGCAATAAGCCCAAATTAATGCTTCTCTCAAATCAAGTTCAACCCCATTGTCTAATGATAATTGAAAAGGATGTCTTCCATTAGAATCATTTCTCGAAGTGTCATTTGCCATTGCAAAAGGATCTTCCTTTAAATAAGCCAATATATCTGTAACTGCAGTGTTCATACCACTCCAACGATAAGTCATAGGAACAAAATAAACATCCACGCTGTCTTCCACGCCTTTATTTCTCCATCTTTCGTTTGGTAAAAATCTTTTATGATAAACTAATATTTCTACGGGGGATTTCTCATATTTTTGTTCAAAAACTTTTTCCCAGTTTTGTCTTTTATTCCACATTTCCTTATGCCCAAAACTAAACCCTCCCCAGTAAAGGTTTTTTTCCGGAGGATTGGCATATGCGACATACTCTCCATTAATCCATCTTCCATGTGTGCTGTCTAAAGCAACTGCTGTTGCTATAACTAAAGGTTTGCCTTCTTTGAAGTCATTTACTATTTCATCATAAAGTGGTTCTATTAGT harbors:
- a CDS encoding Fic family protein, giving the protein MNYNRLSKRIPLTQDILAKIAKIDQFQGLWQGSLRLSPQILGRLKAWVIITSTGASTRIEGAKMTDEEIISFLRGLKAKYPKGRDEQEVAGYADLIGRIFDNWKTIKLSENWILQFHSILLQFSDKDRFHKGKYKDSPNTVVMKNERGEEVVLFDPTPPYLVKGEMLEAIEWTNEQLETKNFHPLLVIANFIFEFLAIHPFKDGNGRLSRALANLLLLKSGYSYAPYVSLDEIIEETKAEYYLALRATQKNHKTEREDIAPWVEYLLGALLEQTERASKIMKSDQPEKLLSEKQMQIYRLFGGKKDAFSFSLREQNCYISYFPEWIEPETIGKLNLKRNVIFYPEGCDIVRVTSDDFGEELTVTNIGNFRMMNGNTEIAVTGSVVYEDGNAKDVVINQEDIENRRAVMEPDVKTEDRIAIRNILPNYHSGYVTILNVKEGINKKMENIYEVEVEYRTVSFSECLKK